One Osmerus eperlanus chromosome 13, fOsmEpe2.1, whole genome shotgun sequence genomic region harbors:
- the adra2db gene encoding alpha-2Db adrenergic receptor, producing MDVTLITAVNLSIQDVNSTSAPRTIAVPHTRIASALIILVVTVIILVTIVGNVLVIVAVLTSRALRAPQNLFLVSLASADILVATLVIPFSLANEVMGYWYFGSTWCAFYLALDVLFCTSSIVHLCAISLDRYWSVTKAVSYNLKRTPKRIKSMIVVVWVISAIISFPPLLMTKHDEHECLLNNETWYILSSCVVSFFAPGLIMILVYCKIYKVAKQRSSTVFVAKNGLERQTSQSETCFVKKDRFEMESPSSHSSESHQRQEELDDIDLEESCCASDNKPRNHRFSKSRKVEGSDCCPRQSCRLSWASARASRLFQEQNDAAGRKQLAASSKTKVAQMREKRFTFVLAVVMGVFVLCWFPFFFTYSLHAICREGCPIPGALFNLFFWIGYCNSSVNPIIYTIFNRDFRKAFKKIVCRTAQRN from the coding sequence ATGGATGTAACCCTAATAACCGCTGTCAACCTCTCCATTCAAGATGTAAATTCCACGAGCGCACCGAGAACTATAGCTGTGCCTCATACGAGGATAGCCTCCGCGCTCATCATCCTGGTGGTCACCGTGATCATCTTGGTTACCATCGTCGGTAACGTGTTGGTGATCGTGGCCGTGCTGACCAGTCGGGCTCTCCGCGCGCCTCAAAATCTGTTCTTGGTATCGCTGGCGTCCGCTGACATCCTTGTGGCCACGCTGgtcatccccttctccctcgcCAACGAGGTGATGGGCTACTGGTACTTCGGCAGCACCTGGTGTGCGTTTTACCTAGCGCTGGATGTGCTTTTCTGTACCTCGTCAATAGTCCACCTGTGCGCCATCAGCCTGGACCGATACTGGTCCGTCACCAAGGCCGTGAGCTACAACCTCAAACGGACTCCTAAAAGGATCAAGTCCATGATCGTCGTGGTGTGGGTCATTTCTGCTATTATCTCCTTTCCGCCGCTGCTGATGACCAAGCACGACGAGCACGAGTGCCTGCTTAACAACGAGACGTGGTACATCCTCTCCTCGTGCGTCGTGTCCTTCTTCGCCCCGGGCCTCATCATGATACTGGTGTACTGTAAGATATACAAGGTGGCCAAGCAACGCTCCTCCACAGTATTCGTGGCCAAGAACGGTCTGGAGAGGCAGACTTCGCAGTCTGAGACCTGCTTCGTCAAGAAGGACCGATTCGAGATGGAGAGCCCCAGCAGCCATAGCTCCGAGAGCCACCAGAGGCAGGAAGAGCTGGACGACATCGACCTGGAGGAGAGCTGCTGCGCCTCGGACAACAAACCGCGGAACCACCGCTTCTCCAAGAGCAGGAAGGTGGAAGGCTCGGACTGCTGCCCGCGCCAGAGCTGCCGCCTCTCGTGGGCCTCCGCGCGCGCGTCGCGGCTCTTTCAGGAACAGAATGACGCGGCGGGGCGCAAACAGCTTGCGGCATCTTCCAAAACCAAAGTTGCCCAGATGCGGGAGAAGCGCTTCACTTTCGTGCTCGCGGTGGTGATGGGGGTGTTTGTGCTCTGCTGGTTCCCCTTTTTCTTCACATACAGCCTGCACGCAATCTGCCGCGAGGGCTGCCCCATACCTGGCGCGCTCTTCAATCTCTTTTTCTGGATTGGCTACTGTAACAGTTCTGTGAACCCCATTATATACACAATTTTCAATAGGGATTTCAGAAAAGCATTTAAGAAAATAGTATGTCGAACTGCTCAGCGCAATTGA